ACACGGATGAGCTCGGACTGCGCGACATCGGGATGAAGCTGACCGACCGCGGCTATGTCGTCGTGGATAAAAAGGGTCAAACCAGCATTCCGAATGTATACGCGATCGGAGACATCGTCGAAGGACCGGCTCTCGCTCACAAGGCATCGTATGAGGGCAAGGTCGCAGCGGAAGCGATCGCGGGTCATCCAGCAGAAGTCGATTACAAGGCCATCCCGGCCGTCGTTTTCTCTGATCCGGAGATTGCCAGCGTCGGCATCAGCGAGAGCCAGGCGAAAGAGCAAGGAATTGACTACGTAGCGGGACGGTTCCCGTTTGCAGCCAATGGCCGCGCGCTGTCCGTCAATGCAGGCGAAGGCTTTGTCAAACTGATTGCTGACAAAGAAACCAAGATCGTGCTGGGCGCACAAATCGTGGGACCAGAGGCATCCAACATCATCGCCGAGATTGGGCTGGCGATCGAGATGGGCGCTACGCTGGAAGACATCGAACTGACGATCCACGCTCATCCGACTTTGGGTGAAGTGACGATGGAAGCCGCTGAACTGGCTTTGGGACGTCCGATCCACGTAATGAAGTAACGATTGAATAGTCCCCCTGTATCTGATGTAGATGCAGGGGGATATTTTTTGCAACCCCTTTCCACACTTTCGCAATTATTGTAAAATAGTGGCAGGATAGTCCGGTGGGGGTTGGCAGCATGGAAATCACGCAGAAAATGATCGATGATGTCCGTCAACAGCTTGAAGTAGCCGTGAGAGAATCAGGATATAATTTTCTCGATCCGGAAATCGTCAAGATCAGTCAGCAGCTTGATAAACTAATCGTGGCTCATATGACGCAGGATTCCAAACGCCCATAGCCGGGCGTTTTTCACTTGTTCAGGGGATAGATCAGATGGAGTGCCCTCTCGTTTGCCTGAATGGATATCCCTTCAGAAAAATAGCTGGGGTACAAGGTGAACTGCCGAACGGTCATCTGCTCGGGAGAACCGTCGTCGAAGACGAGCGTCTGCTGCGTCTCCTCCTCCGTCATGAAGAAGCCGGGTGTGATCGTCTTCAGGCAGGCGACCAATTCTTCCGGTGAGTAAAGCGCGAGAGTAATCCGCTCCGCTTCCTGAACGAACCGCGGCGCGATCGTTTCCCATATGGTTTCAAAGAATAGCTGCCAGTAGCTGGAGAGGAACAGGGAAAAGCGTCCTTTTACAAAATCGGCGTCCTCTTTTGCGTCCTGGAAGATAGGTTCGGCAGAGTCGCTCGAATTGCTTCCGTCCCGCAGTGAGCCCAAGCTATGTAATACGGTTAGAGGAGACAACCGGACAAAATAGTCATATTGATCTTCGATGGACGTGACTCCTTTTGTCTGGAGCGGACTGAGAAAATCGGGCACCCCGCTCCGGAACAAGGGGGAAAAATACTCCCATTCCGTCCAAATCCGTTCCTCACGAAAGCCGCTTCGCATCTCCTCGGCCCAAGAAGCCTGCCGACTGCTTGCGGGACTGCGGGTCAACAGGTGAAGACTGGCTGCGAGTTCGAATAAAGGAGAGATACTGTACGTGATCGTATGAGAAAGAGGGACGCTGCCCGAGAGAGGAACTGAAATCATGATTGTTGACCTCCATCCTGGATACTTCTACCATCATAGTTCATTTTTGTGGGACAATTCAATCTTCATGCCGCAAAAAAGAGGAAGGATAGCGGTTATCCTTCCCGGGTTTTGATTTGACGGCTGTGATTCTCCTGTTTCACCTTTTTGGAGCCGGGCATAGGCTCGCCGGTCCGTTCTATCGGCTCGTAGGTGTTGTTGTAGGTTTCGTGCGGATTTTCATCCAGCATATGATCTTCTCTCATGATCAATCAGCTCCTTCCTCGTTTATCATGCCGTAATCCGCTAGTGACGAACCATAGGAAATGCTGGTATTCTATAAGGAAGTGTTTGTCCGTGGGGCATAGCCCGCAACACTCCCGCGGTCTGGGAAATATTTTGTTATAGGCGGACAGGCTTGATTGACTTAGGATGAATGTAAAGAATATGGGGTTTACGTCGGAAAGGAGATGACTGTATGCCGATATTGATTGCTCCCATCTTCAATACTACGACGGCGAAAGCGATAAACATCGAACTTCGCAAACCGTTCCATCTTGTTTCAGGCGTAGAAAAACCTTATAATGTAGCCTCGCGCTATTTGCGCAACCAGATGGATGAGAGCCGCCATTTATTTGATCGGAAAGTAGACAAAACCAGTCTCTTTCTCGTGGCGGAGTATCCTGAAATGATGATTTCGGATGAAAAAGACTGGATAGAGGAGATTGAGAACAAGCTCAATCTGGCCAGCACGACGAGCGGAATCTGTTCGATCCCCTACGTGATTACAGCCAATCCCCCGGTTTTTGGGATTACCTATCTCAAGCGTTCCTTTGACGGCCCGAAATACCTATTCGACGATCAGGAACAGGCGATCTTTTTGGCATTGATGGAAGAGGGACGGTCATTGCCTTCCTTGGCGGTGCGCCGCTACTCCCTGTCACTGGAAAAAAAGAGTCTGGAAGACCAATTGCTCGATTTGTGGATTTCCCTGGAATCGCTCTTTGCCCCGGATGGGAAGAAGGGCGAAATCACATACAAGCTGCGCTTCCGCATGGCGTATTACTTCGGAGAGACACAGGAAAAGCGGGAACAGATCGCGGAATTTGTCCGGAAGTCGTACAATCATCGTTCAGAAGTGGTCCACAGCGGAAAAGAGCTGGGCAAAGGCTTGGCTAACGAGGTAAGGCTGCTTCGGCAGATGGCTCGCGCTGTGATTTTAAATACGGCAATGGAAAAAATTTCCTTGCATGAGCTTCGCAAGCGCCTGGATGAACAGGTTTTGGCGGGAACCAGCTACGCGCTTCGCTACAAACCCGCTTTTTTTGAAAATGTCACCTTTGACAGCTGATAGGCAGGAGGACCCGTAATGAGTGTGTTAATCGTCGAAAATTTATCGCATGGTTTTGCGGATCGCGTATTGTTCCGCGATGTCTCATTCCGTTTGCAGCCCAATGACCGGGTAGGTCTGGTAGGCGCGAACGGGACGGGCAAATCGACCATGATGGGGATCTTGACAAAGCAGTTGATCCCCGATTCCGGAAAGATCGAATGGATGCCCAAAATCCAATACGGCTATTTGGATCAGCATACAAAGCTGCAAGCAGGCAAAACGATTCGCGATGTATTGAAAGAGGCATTTCTTCCGTTGCTGGAAGAAGAGGCCGAGATGCTGGCGATTGGGGAGAAGATGGCGGATGCCACGCCAGAAGAGTTGGAAGAGCTTCTGGAGCGGATGGGAGAAATTCAGGATCGGCTGGAGAATAGCGGTTTTTACCTGATCGATGCCAAGGTGGATGAAATCGCCAATGCGCTCGGCCTGAGCGCGATCGGGCTGGATCGGGATGTCGCTTCCCTGTCCGGGGGTCAGCGTACCAAGGTGCTACTGGCCAAGCTGCTCCTGGAACAACCAAGCGTCCTGCTTCTCGACGAGCCGACCAACTACCTGGACGAAGAGCACATCGTCTGGCTCAAAGGCTATTTGAAGGAATATCCGTATGCCTTTATCCTGATTTCCCATGACACTTCCTTTATGAACGAAGTCGTCAACGTGATTTACCATCTGGAATTCACCAAATTGAACCGTTATACCGGCAACTACGAGTCTTTTTTGGCTCAGGCCGAGATGAAGCGTTCCCAGCATTTTGACGCCTATGAAAAGCAGCAGGAGGAAATCTCCAAGATGGAGGATTTCATCGCGCGCAACAAGGCACGGGCGTCTACCTCCGGACGGGCAAAAAGCCGCCAAAAACAGCTGGAGAAAATCGAGCGCATCGACAAGCCGGAAACGGCGGCCAAGCCGACCTTTATCTTCAAGGAATCTCGGGCGAGCAGCCGTTTTGTCTTTACCGCCGAGGATTTGGCGATCGGCTACACGCATCCGCTGTTGCCCAAGCTGACGGTCAGTCTCGAGCGCGGGGAAAAGGTAGCGGTAGTGGGGATGAACGGCGTGGGGAAATCGACGCTGCTGAAGACCGTCCTCGGCTTGATCCCGCCACTCGGCGGCAAGCTGGATCGTGGAGATTTTCTGCATCCCGCGTATTTCGAGCAGGAGGTAAAGGCAAGGCCGATCACTGCGCTCGATGAAGTGTGGAACGAGTTCCCGCACATGAACAATCACGAAGTGCGCGGAGCCTTGGCGCGGTGCGGTCTGAAAAACGAGCATATCAATCGCGCGATGACGGCGCTGTCCGGGGGCGAGCAGGCGAAGGTCCGGTTGTGCAAGCTGTTGCAGAGGGAATCCAACTGGCTGGTGTTCGACGAGCCGACGAACCATCTGGACGTCGTCGCCAAGGAAGAGCTGAAGCGGGCCTTGCGTGAATTCAAAGGCACCATATTGCTGGTTTGCCACGAACCGGAGTTTTATGAGGATTGGGTCACGCAAGTCTGGAATGTGGAAGAGTGGAGCCACAATCAGGCGAAGACCGCGATCAAGCTGTAAGGAACACAAATAAAAAACAGGCAGCCGTATACAGGCAGCCTGTTTTTTTGTGGGCAGAGGCCGACGCAGCAAAAATGTGGCCGGATATATGAGGTGGAGCCTGCGCGGCTCGGGTGAAGTGAAGAAGCGCTGGATTGCCCGCCCACCTACAGCACCGCCCAGGCATTGGGCAGAAAACGGCCGCGATAGTAGGGGCAGGAGGTCTTGGTGATCGCTTCGTTATTGTGCAGCATCATGGAGCTGGAACCGCCATCCATCGCCATCGCTGTCACCACGCCGCGTTCCGCCAGAATATCAGCGACATCATTCATGCTGGCTCCGATCGAGTGGCCTGGCTGTCGCCCGTCGATCACCAGAAAGACGATGGTTCCGTCTTCTTTTTGTCCGATCGCAGTACGCGGTTGGATGCCCCAGCTCTTCGCGGGCTTGTCCGCAAACAGGTTCTTCCCGTCTACGATCAGCTGCGGACGGAAGCTCATTGCGTCCTTTACGCCCATCTCGATCAATTGCTGTGCCGTATAATTGCCCGTGATCAGCTTTCCGTCAAAGGTGATGCCGAGCGCGGTCTCGCTTCCTTTGGCGTTGTAGCTTTGCAGGATCTTTCCATCCTTGATCACCAGTCCGTTTGCTTTGGCTCCTTTGCCGTATCCGTCGGGATCGTGAAAGCCGCTGGCGTTTACGATGCCCAGGGCGTTGTGCTTTTTGACGAACTCATCCAGCAAATCGCCGCGGTCCGTCCGTGTCGTGACGAGCAGCTGGACCCGCTTGGGGTCGCTGATATACATGAGTTTCCCTTTAAAATAATAATTGCCGCGCTTTTCATCGATTTCTTCGATTTCAATCAGTTCTCTCTGCGGGAGCGGCTCCTCTGTCACTTTGGGCTTTTCTTCGGCAGCGGCGATTGCATCGGCGGAATTAATCACGACCGGATTGCGGATTTGCTGCCGAAGCTCCTCCAGCTTTTCTTCCGGTAAAAACGTATACGGGGCCCAGTAATCATGCTGGGTGGTCAACAGCGTGCCCGCTGCCCATTCACGCAGCTCTTCGCCTTTTTCCGTCGCGAAGAGAAAGGTGATGCCGAGCAGCATACAGGTGACAAACGTCATCGTCCCAGCCAGCAGCATTCGTTTCAGCATCCGCCACAGCCGATTGCGGCGCTGTTGTCTCCTTCTTGTACGAGTGCGGGATAATGTCTGCATGCAAGATCCTTCCCATCTATGAATCAAAAGTTCTATTTACATTGACGATCACCGGGTCAAAAAGTTTCGTTCAAATAGAGAAGTAGAGAAGGAACTTTGCGGGCAAAATACAGGCAGGAGGTGATGAGGATGCGCGGCTATGATGCTGAGTTTCAAAATGAAGTGGAGGCGTATCGGCAAAACCCTCCCGGAACTGTGAACCAACGGACGGAAAAAGACCGGCACGACAAGATGGAGGAGCGGGAAACCCGCCTGGACTCAAATAACCGCTGATGGCTTGAGCGAAAACCTCCGGGGTTTCGCTCTTTTTATGCGGAGGGTGACGCCTCTGCGAGGACGGCTGGATTGGACCCTGGCCGATTGTTTCGCGTTGGGGCAAATTGTGGTAAGCTTACCCAAGCAAGATTATCCATGCCAGGAGGGTTTCTGTGAGTACCACATTTGCTGATTTTTCACTGAGCGCACCGCTTTTGGAAGCGCTGCGCGAACAACATATAGAGAAGCCTACCCCGGTTCAAGCGGAGGCGATTCCGCTGATTCAGAGCGGACGCGATGTCCTCGTGGAATCTCCCACCGGGACGGGAAAAACGCTTGCCTACCTGCTCCCGCTGCTCGATCGAATCGATGCCGAGTCCAAAGAAATTCAGGTGCTGGTGCTGGCGCCGACACATGAGCTGGTGATGCAGATCACCACCGTCGCGGAGGGCTTGCTGGCGAAAAAGAATCTGACCGCACAAGCCATCATCGGCGGCGTGGATGTGAAACGGCAGCTCGAACGCTTGAAAAAACGTCCCTCGCTCATAGCGGCGACTCCGGGTCGCCTGGTGGAGCTCTTGGAGAGCCGCAAACTGAAGGTACACCAGGTAAAGGCGATCGTAGTGGATGAAGCCGACCGCTTGCTCGATGACGGTTTTCTCCGTCCTGTCCAGGAAGTGATGCGGAGAGTGATGCGCGATACCCAGCGGCTGTTCTTCTCGGCGACGCTGCCGCCGGATGTGATCCGGCTGGCGTCGTCGTTCGTCAGCGATCCGGCCGTAGTACAGGCGTCCGCGCCGGAGAATGGCCTGGGCGTCGCCCACATGTACCTGGTGTGCGAGCCGCGCAAGAAGGTGGATACGCTGCGCCGCCTGCTCCGCATGATCCATGTGCAAAGATCAATGGTCTTTGTCAACCAGATCGACAAAGTGGAGGAGATCGTATCCAAGCTGGAATACCATCACTTGCCCTGCCGACTGCTGCACCGGGACACCAGCAAGGAGGAGCGGGCACGCTCTTTGCAGTTGTTCCGCGAAGGGGCGGTCCAGGTGTTAATCACGACGGATGTAGCGGCCCGCGGCATCGATATCGCCGAGGTGGAATGCGTCGTACATTTTGACCCGGCGCCGGATGCCGATGCCTACGTGCATCGCAGCGGACGGACCGGCAGAATGGGGAGGGCCGGACTGGTCTTTTCCATCATCACCCCACAGGAGTTGTTCATCCTGCGCAAATTCTCCAAGCAGACGGGACTTGTCCTCACCGAAAAGGTAATGACCCACGGACAATTGCTGGACCCGGAGGCAGCCAGGCGAAAGCCGGCACCTGCCAAGCGGCCGGTACATAAGAAACGCCGTTTTGAATCAAAGTAGGGAGAGACCCATTATCTTTTCACAGGAGGTTCCCTATGCGCAAAGATCGATTGGATGAAGAAGCCTTGCTCGTAAATGGTCCTGTCGGCGGAGAGGTGCTCTCCAAAGAAGAGCGTCAGGTCCTGAAAGGCGAGACAGAAGAACGGAAACAGGCGATGGAGCAAGCGAAAAAGGAACCGATCCGCGAATGAGCAGAAAAAGAGCAGGCAGCCTGGCGATACCGCAGGGGCACTGCTCTTTTTCGCATGTTCGATGAGACGTTTCTTCTCTATTCTGATGTTTTGCCTGCAAATGAGACTGCCCCGTTTCTTCCGGCATTTGATATAATCAATTCTGTTACTTGTCAGACAGGAGCGGAAACTATGAATTTTATCGTGGATTGGTTGTCATTTTCCTTAATCGAACAACAGGAGGAAGAGAGCGGAAGCAAGCGGGTGCGGATGACGCGCCATCTGACTGGAGACGAGTTCCAGCGAAGCGAGTTGCGCTCCTTTTTGGACGGCGAACTGGCCCGGATCGCTAAGCGGAAGACCGAGCTGAATCCGAAAAGCGAAGCGAGTCCCACCAAGCTGGGGCAATTCGTGATCGAGCCCGGCCATCCCTTGGATGCGAATCCCAACTACGCCTTGCTCCAGCGGCTGCTGCGGGCGGAGACCGCCGGAGAAGGACAGGCGCCTGCGCAAGAGATCCTGCAATCATATGTGCGTACCTCGCAGGTGAGGGGCGGTGTGCTGATCGTGGCCAGGACCAGACTGGAATCGCTGAATGAACCGTACGTCTTTATCCTGAAGTGTGATTTTGAACAAAAAACGGCTGTGATCACGGATGAGCAGAGTCTGATCGCCAATGTGCAGATGGCGATCAATGCAAAAAACATGAAATCGCTGATGTATCCCCACATGATCGAAGAGGGGATGAATGATCCGTACCACGTGAAAATTCACCAATTTTCTCATGCGCGCTATTTTGAAGAGTTCCTGCGCTTCGTCGAATACCCGCAGACGATCACGCAGATCATCTCCGAGGAAGTGTTGAATCTGGCCCGGCAGCATATCGAGCACGTCTATCCCGAGCCGACGGAGGAACGGCTGCGGGCAGAGGAAGAGATCGAGCTGATCGCAGCCAGCCCCAAGCGGGAGCTGTCGGAGAGATGGGATCATGAAACGGTGATGGAAGCCGCCCAGATCATTACCGAGAAACAGCCGGAGATCGAACTGAAGTGCAAGCTGGATCACATGCAGGTCAAGGCGCTGCTCTCGGACTACGGGAAGAATTTTTATATCGCAAAGGTAAAGGGACGGTATGTTTTGCTTTTGGAGGGGGACTTTTTGCAGTTTGAAAAAGGCGTCTCTCCTGTCGAGTTCCTAAAGCCCCAAGATATCCATGATATTATCCGCGAGCTGGAAGCGAGAGAGCATGCACCTGCTTCGATTCAGCCTTCTGCGCAAGGAGATGCTCCGCCCTGGGAATAATCGGAGTATGGGGGAAAGGGTGATGAGTCAGAAATGAAGATCGACCGAAATACCATCATGCAGAGTGTGGTGGATGCCATAAGCAGCAGACTGCCTGACGGTTTGCGCTGTACAGCGGGAGAGGCGAGCCTGCAGATCATGCGCACAGCGCCAGAGGAAGGTCAACTGGTGGAAGTGCCGCTCGCTCCGCTCTATGCCCGCGCCGAGAAGTCTCCCGAAAAAGCGGCATCTCTGGTGGTGGCTTTTGCAGAACGGGTGCTTGCGATCGTTCGCGGCCAGCTGGCCGAGCGAAGCCTGCAGGGTGCACAGGAGCGGGTATACCCTGTACTGCGCCATGCATCCTTTGTGAAAAGGGATCCGGATCGCTGGGTGTTTCAGCCGCATACGGAAGAAACATCGATCCTGTATGCGATTGACGATCAGGAGGGGTATCACCTGATTGAAAAAGGGCTGCTCGCTCAGGCAGGATGGACAGGGGAGGAGCTGCATCAGCATGCGATGCGGAATCTGCAGCGACTCCCGGTGCCGCAAAAACGGCAACAAGTAGGGCCCAACCAAATTACCTTCATCGCTCCAGGAGATGGTTATGCGGCAAGCCGCATTCTGCTTGCGCCGCTATTGGAAGAGATGAGGCGGACAGCGCAGGGGGATGCGCTGGGGATCGCCATTCCACACGGGGATGTCTTGATCATCGCCGATCTGCACGGAAAGGCGGGTGCAGATCTTTTGGCCCGGCTCACGTACGATTTTGCCTCCAAAAGCTCGCGGCCTCTTTCTTTCCTGCCCTTTTTCTACGAGGGCGGGGAGCTGGTTCCCTTCCTGACCGTCTCCCATGACCGGAAGCCGGGGCGTGCACCGGCCGACAGCTAGACAGGACCGGGCCGCTCACACGTGCTGGGTACGGATGGGAAAGGCGAGGGCGGCCGCGCCGCCGAGGTGAAGCTAGGAGAGAAGGGGCTGAAAGATCGCTACGCCCCATTCCTGCTTTTGCAGAGAGCGGATATACGCCTCATCATCCAGGGTCGGCATGTCGGCCCGCTCTTCCAGCTCCGCCTGCCACTGCTCGTCCCGGTACCAGTCCGTGCCATCTGCGGGCGGATGCTCCTGATCGGGCCAGACAGCGGAGAGAGCGGGACTGTACAGCTTGGGCATCCCTGGCTTGAGGCCGTTTCTCTCGATCCTCGGCATGTAACGGGCAGTGTCCGCCTCACGGGGATGGCCCGGCGTAAACAGATGCGGCCAGTAGTCGGCCCGCGAGGCGGTATGGGGGATACGTCTCGCCCATTCATAGATTTTATGGAGACGGATGGGATTGTCGAAGAGCAGTTGGTACAGGTTTTTCCCGATGGCGATCCGCTGCGTGAGCGAGGGGAAGCGTTGGACGGTCATTCCGCAGACGCGTAGCTTGCGGTCTGTCGGATGCTCCTTGTAGGGAAAGATCACCTGATTTAAGGAGAAGAAAGATTGGGCAAAGAAAGCGAGACGATCAAAGATCTTTTCCTGGGCAAAGGGCTTGTCCACGACTCTTTGCTCGATGTACTGCTGCTCGTTGACGATCAGCGCGCGCGTCAGCCGCACGCTGTCACGCTCCAGGAGAAACGATTTCCAGATCGGCGCCAAAAAAGCCGAGACGCCTAAATGGGAGAGCAGCGGGGTCATATCCTGACCGGTCGTCTTCATCTGTTCATACAGGAGCAATTGGGCATAGGCGTCGTGGAAGATAAGCCAGTTGCATCTCTCGAGAAACCAGAAATAATCCTCAATCTGTTTTGGCTCCATCACGCGGGGAAGCCATTCGCCCTTCAGGTCGGTCATATTCCATCCGCCGTTGCGGGAGACGAGATGGGCCAGGAGTGCCCAGTGAACCTCGGGATGCTTTTGAAAAAAGGCCAGATAGGCACGGGTGCGTGTGAGGTTGTTGCGATTCGCCCGGTTGGTGAGACGGCGAATCTCCGCTACCAGTTCGCGATCTTTGGTGATGATCGGTTTCAACAGTGTCGAGCCTCCCTTATTCTTCGCGGTTTGCCTGACGGCAGGGCAAACTTATTATGTGCCCCGAAAAGGGAGTTCCATGCCCATTCCGGTTGCGGGGGAGGTTGCTGGGGTCTGACACGAAGAAAAGCAGGCCTCTTGTCGACCTGCTTTACCCGATCATTTCCAATACGAGAAGACGGACGAGCAGCTTCTCTTTCGCCTCTTCCCAGGTTTCTCCGTATTTCATGACACGCTCGGACAGATATTCCGTTTCCGCTATATACTTGCCATCCTGTTCGTAAATGTACATATGTGATCGTCCCTTCCGTAAAGCCTTTCAACCATTCTATGCTTACCCTGAAAGGTTGATGCATCCAAATGACGACCGAGACCGAAGAAAGGGGAGAAGAAAAGATGAAAATGACAGCTACCGAGGCGGCACTGATCCGTCTGGAACAAGAAGCAAGCGAGCATGCCCAAGCCCTGCGCATCAATGGCGAACTGGTAGGGGGTTGCGGCATGAATGTGGAATACGGACTGTTCTGGGATGATCCGGCCCCCGGCGATATGATCACGGAACTGGGAGGGATCGTCCTATTGCTGGACGCCGAGACGGCGGGTTATATCGGCAGTGATTCCTTGCTGATCGATTACCGGGATCAGCAGGGATATCGCTTGGTAAGCCCGGAGCAAATCATCGCTTACGGCCTGCGCACCAAAGAGAGATGGGCGTAACTACTTCGGTAGAAACTGAGAAAAGAGAGCCAGCATCCCGGCGGCAATCAAGGGGCCGACGGGCACGCCCCGGAAAAAGGTAACGCCGATAATCGTTCCGAGCAGGATTCCAGTAACCACGAGGGGGTTGGCAGACATAAAGCCAACTCCTTTGCCGCCCAGATAGGCGACGAAAATGCCGATCGCGACCGCGAGCACCGACTGCCATTGGGTGAAGATCGAAATAATCGTCTGCGGCGTAATTTTTCCGCTGGCCAGCGGGGCAAGCACGCCGATGGTCAGGACGATGATCCCGATCTGCAGCCCGTGCTGCTCCAGGTACGGAACCGCTCTATCGAGGTGGAGCAGCCGCAGCAGAAGCAGGATGGCCACAGCTATCGAGACAGCCGTGTTGTTTCCCAGAATTCCCAGTGCAAGCAGGCCTAACAGCATGAGGTTGGTCATATCCATGATATTCTCTACTCACTTTCTGGTTTCGATCCATAATTCCAGCATGCCAACCGGGTAACCGACCGCCTCAGCGGAATCGGGGAACCGTCCCCAGGCAAATACGCCGTTGAAATATTCAATCGTGAAGGGCTGATCGTGTTGGAAGACCCGATAGGTGCCGCCGATGCGGAACTCATCGGTACCCACGTAATACGATTTCGCCATAAAAAATTTCTGCTGATAGATCGCAAGCTGGGAGGAGTCACCCCGGTTTTTTTGTTCTTCGATCAGGATGCGCAAACGCTCCATCTCTTCCTGCAGCTCGGCTAAGGTCATTTGACTGTACAAACGCATGCGGACAACCTCCTTTCCATGCCATTCATTGTAGCAGGTATCCCGGTCATTGACCATGAACGGCAAGAGAGCTGGGCGCAAAAGATAAAAAAAAGGACATTCCACGAGGGAATGCCAAGGTTTGGGGGCAATTGAGAAAAATGTCGAGTAGCTGCCAAAAATTGCTTTGCTCTCACCCAAAGCAATGAATGGCGTCGCCAGTCATTTTCGCAGTAAGCATAACTAGATCTTGTCTTAACCTACTCATGCGTACTGCGACAATATTCCGAGGAATATCCGATACTTTTCTCATTGCGTTGAAAAGTGCTTACGTAATCACTGTAACAAAGAAAAGTTAACAGTAGATAAAATAAAAATAAAGTAATATTAAATTTTTCTTTACAAAAATGATGGACGGCTTAATGGGCAAATACGTGGTTCGCGATGCGAAGCGTCTGCTTCCGCGACCAGATCCAATCGGATGTAGCTGTTTTCGGATTGAAAAAGTACAGTGCTCCCCCTGAAGGATCCTTGCCGTTGATCGCATCCATCACCGCTTTTCGAGCGGTATCATTTGTCCGATGGGACAGTTGACCGTCCTGAACCGGTGAAAACGCATTTCGGGCAAAAATGACGCCCGGTACCGTATTCGGGAATTGTGGAGACTCCACACGATTTAAGACGACAGCGGCGATTGCCACTTGTCCCTCGTAGGGCTCGCCCCGACCTTCCGCGTAAACCAACCGGGATAACAATTCGATATCCCGTTTCGAAATCCTCGCTTTGCCGCTCCGAACGGCGGTGCGCTGTTCATTGCGGCTCACTTGCACAGCCGCTCTGTCCTTATGGATGGTTGATGCTTGGATGGCTGATGTTCGTTCTCGTCCGATCGAAGCTTGCAGTTTTGTCACGTCGGCCGCCTTCTTCGACTCGGATGTCGGGAGAAGGGGCCCCCACAGGATCATCGCCGGAGCGGAAGCCTTGGTAGGGGTGACCAGCAAGCAAAACAAAAGAAACAGCAGGCTGTTAGTAAAGAAGAAAAAGCGCATCTGCGCTTTCCGTGTCAGCACGAACAAATCACTCCTTTTCGCTTTTCCTGTTACGGCGCGGAAGCGAATCGGTCATGTGCCAGTTTACCTGCCAATTGGAAGGGGAGCAATA
This sequence is a window from Brevibacillus composti. Protein-coding genes within it:
- a CDS encoding DUF1444 family protein; amino-acid sequence: MKIDRNTIMQSVVDAISSRLPDGLRCTAGEASLQIMRTAPEEGQLVEVPLAPLYARAEKSPEKAASLVVAFAERVLAIVRGQLAERSLQGAQERVYPVLRHASFVKRDPDRWVFQPHTEETSILYAIDDQEGYHLIEKGLLAQAGWTGEELHQHAMRNLQRLPVPQKRQQVGPNQITFIAPGDGYAASRILLAPLLEEMRRTAQGDALGIAIPHGDVLIIADLHGKAGADLLARLTYDFASKSSRPLSFLPFFYEGGELVPFLTVSHDRKPGRAPADS
- a CDS encoding DUF2515 family protein, producing the protein MKPIITKDRELVAEIRRLTNRANRNNLTRTRAYLAFFQKHPEVHWALLAHLVSRNGGWNMTDLKGEWLPRVMEPKQIEDYFWFLERCNWLIFHDAYAQLLLYEQMKTTGQDMTPLLSHLGVSAFLAPIWKSFLLERDSVRLTRALIVNEQQYIEQRVVDKPFAQEKIFDRLAFFAQSFFSLNQVIFPYKEHPTDRKLRVCGMTVQRFPSLTQRIAIGKNLYQLLFDNPIRLHKIYEWARRIPHTASRADYWPHLFTPGHPREADTARYMPRIERNGLKPGMPKLYSPALSAVWPDQEHPPADGTDWYRDEQWQAELEERADMPTLDDEAYIRSLQKQEWGVAIFQPLLS
- a CDS encoding iron-sulfur cluster biosynthesis family protein, which gives rise to MKMTATEAALIRLEQEASEHAQALRINGELVGGCGMNVEYGLFWDDPAPGDMITELGGIVLLLDAETAGYIGSDSLLIDYRDQQGYRLVSPEQIIAYGLRTKERWA
- a CDS encoding DUF441 domain-containing protein, whose protein sequence is MDMTNLMLLGLLALGILGNNTAVSIAVAILLLLRLLHLDRAVPYLEQHGLQIGIIVLTIGVLAPLASGKITPQTIISIFTQWQSVLAVAIGIFVAYLGGKGVGFMSANPLVVTGILLGTIIGVTFFRGVPVGPLIAAGMLALFSQFLPK
- a CDS encoding DUF1811 family protein; its protein translation is MRLYSQMTLAELQEEMERLRILIEEQKNRGDSSQLAIYQQKFFMAKSYYVGTDEFRIGGTYRVFQHDQPFTIEYFNGVFAWGRFPDSAEAVGYPVGMLELWIETRK
- a CDS encoding cell wall hydrolase encodes the protein MLTRKAQMRFFFFTNSLLFLLFCLLVTPTKASAPAMILWGPLLPTSESKKAADVTKLQASIGRERTSAIQASTIHKDRAAVQVSRNEQRTAVRSGKARISKRDIELLSRLVYAEGRGEPYEGQVAIAAVVLNRVESPQFPNTVPGVIFARNAFSPVQDGQLSHRTNDTARKAVMDAINGKDPSGGALYFFNPKTATSDWIWSRKQTLRIANHVFAH